TCGTCGGATGGTTCGAGGAGGGGCGGCTGAATGAAGGTGTGAATTGTACCATTTCGGTAAAATTTGCGCGGGTCTGTAAAAAGGAGTTGATTCGCGTCGTCCGGGTCGTTAGGGATGCGCCCACATCGCCCGGGGCGGCGCATTTGCCGCCCGGGGCTGCTGATTGAAGGAGCCCTGCCTCGCCGAAATCCCGGAGAGCAGGGTTGATTGTTTAGATTTTGTTACAAACCTACGGGCGCCTTAGTGCCCGGTCGTAGTTCTCACTCATTGGGAGACACACATGAATGGAAGTAAGAAGTCTGTAGTCACCATGGCAGCCGCGCTCGGCGCAACCGCGCTGCTTGCCCCGCTCAACGCCTCTGCGCAGGGATTTGAACTCCAGCAGTTCAACCCGATGCCCAACCCCTCGGGCAACCTGTTCAGCACCTCGTCGGCCGATGTCGGCGCCCACCTGGACTGGTCCGCCACGCTCCTCTTCAACTACAGCAACGATCCCCTGGTGCTGCGCAACAGCGACGGCGATCGCATCGACAGCGTGGTCGCCGACCACGCCACGACGCACCTGCTGCTCTCGCTGGCGCTGCTGGATCGCTTTGAGTTGGGAGTGGACGTGCCGGTGGTGGTCTGGCAGCGCGGCAGCGGCGTCCCCGGTGGCGAGCAGGCCCCGGGCGAAGGCGGCTTTGGCGTGGGTGATATCCGCCTGGTGCCCAAGGTCCAGGTCTTCTCCACCCGCGAGAGCGCCCAGGATAACGGGGTCGCGCTGGCGGTGCTGGCCGATGTCTTCGTCCCCACCGGCAACGAAGAGAGCCTCCAGGGTGGCGACTTCCGCGTGGGTCCGCGCGTGGCGTTTGACGCCATCGTGGGCGGCCCGCGCATCGCGGCCAACCTGGGCTACCTCTACCGCCCGGGCGTGAGCTACGAGAACCTCACCGTCGACGACACCCTGGGCTGGAACCTGGGTGTGGAAGTGCCGGTGACGCCGGAGCTGCGCGCGACCGCCGAGGTCTTCGGCAAGCTCACCCCCCTGGCCGACTCCCTGGAGAGCTACAACTCGCCGACCGAACTGGTCGCCGGCGCGAAGTATCAGTGGGGCAACCTGCTGGTGATGGGCGGTGGTGGCCTGGGTCTGGTCAGCGGCTACGGCACCCCGGACTGGCGCGCGTTCGCCGGTGTGGGTTGGGCGCCGGCGCTCCTGGAGCCGGCTCCCGAGCCCGAGCCCACTCCTGAGCCGCAGCCCGAGCCCGAGCCTGAGCCCGAGCCCGAGTGCCGCGCGGCCAGCGTGGAGCTTGATTGCCCGGATGTCCCGGCGGCGAGCTGCGAAGAAGGTCAGCTGACCTCGTATGTGGCCGCCTGCGAAGAGGGCGCCTGCGCCTACCGCGAGGCGACCACCACCTGTGGTGAAGGCACCGTCTGCGGCACCGACGAAGAAGGCCAGGCGGCCTGCGTGGCCAAGGCCGAGTGCGAAGTCGATGGCGACTGCACCAACGCCCCCTCGCCGACCTGCGAAGACAACACCCTGACCACCTACGCCGGGATGTGCGCCGAGGGCAGCTGTGAGTACGCCCCCAGCACCACCACCTGCGAAGAAGGCTTTGAGTGTGGCCTGACCCGTGGCGTGCCGGCCTGCGTCCAGAAGACCGAGCTGGTCAAGATTGACGAAGAGACCAAGCGCATCGAGATCAGCGAGATCGTGTACTTCGCCACCGGCTCCGACGAGATCGAAGAGCGCTCCTTTGAGCTGCTCAACCAGGTCGCGCAGGTGCTGGAGAACAACCCGCAGGTCGAAGCCGTGCGCATCGAAGGCCACACCGATAACGTGGGTCGTCGCGCCAGCAACGTTGACCTGTCTCAGCGTCGCGCCGAGTCGGTGCGCACCTACCTGATCAACCGCGGCATCGTGGCCGAGCGCCTGAGCGCGCAGGGCTTTGGCCCGGATCGTCCGGTGGCTGACAACGGTACGGCGACCGGCCGCGGCAAGAACCGCCGCGTCGAGTTCCACATCGCCGACGACGAGTAATTTCTCTGCCGCCCCTCTCTCCGCCCCCCGTGGGCTGGAGCGAGGGGCGGCGTATGCAGTTTGTTTTCTTAAATGAAGTCGAGGTTTTGTATGAAAGTTCAATCGCGTGTCGCGGCTCTCGGAGCCGCGCTGGCAACGACTACGCTCTTTGCCGCTCCGGCGCTGGCAAGCGCGCCGCTGCTGGAGTGTCCGGGCGGGGGCTACGGCGACAGCCTGATCAGTTTGGTCCAGGGTGGCCTGGATGATGGATCGGCGTCCGTCTCGATTGCCGGGGTCTTCCCCAACGGCATGGATGTGCTCGGCGTGCGCTTCACCGACGCCTGGGTGAACATTAACGGCACGATCACCTTTGAAGATCCGTTGGCAGCGTACACGCCTGATGCCATCCCCGGGCTCTCGCAGCCGACGATCGCGCCTTATTTCGCGGACGTCGATTTCCGCGTTCCGATTATTTCCATTCCTCCCCGGGAGCGCCAGGGCGACATGACCTTCTGTGAGGACCCGGCCAATAACCGGGTGCTGATCACCTGGAAGGATGTCGGTTACTACAACAAGAAAATCGACAAGCTCAACAGCTTTCAGGTGGTGTTGAAAAACACCGAAGGGGAGTGTGCGGACGCGGAGACCTTCGATGTGGAGTTCCGCTACAACCGCCTGGAGTGGACCACGGGTGATGCAAACGACAGCGGGGGTTCGGGAGGTCTGGGAGGCCATCCGGCGGTGGCCGGCATTGATGCCGGCGATGAACTCTCCGCACAGGCGCTCCCGGGCAGTGGCACCGCCGCTGTGCTGGATCTGGTGAACCAAACGAACACCGGTACCCCGGGGGTCTTTGAGTTCCGCGTGGCCGGCTGGACGATGCCCTCCTGCGGCGACGGCGTTATCGACACCTGCGAAGAGTGCGATGGCGGCGCGGGATGCACGCCGATCTGTACCGTGAGCATGTGCGGCGACGGCTTTGTGGAGCCGGGCGTTGAGCAGTGCGACGGCGAAGCCTTCGCCGGCGGTGCGGCGAGCTGCCCGGCCGGCTACACGGGCACGCCCCTGTGCAACAACGATCCGAACAACGCGCTGGCCGATGGTACCTGCACGGTTGACGCGGTGCCGGCGGGCTGCGTGGATGTGGACGAGTGCGCCGAGACGACCGGCATCTGTGGTGACGCCTCCTGCGTGAACACCGATGGCGGCTACAGCTGCGTGTGCCCTGCGGGCTACGAGTTTAACGGCACCACCTGCGTGGACGTGGACGAATGCACCGAGACGCCTGGCGTCTGTGGCGCGGGCACCTGCTCCAACACCGGCGGTGACTACAGCTGCGCCTGTGACGCGGGCTACGAGTTCGACGGCACCACCTGCGTGGACGTGGATGAGTGCGCCGACACGACCACCTGTGGCGCGGGCACCTGCACCAACACCGACGGTGGCTACAGCTGCGGTTGCCCGGAAGGCTACGTGTCCAACAACGGCACCTGCGAGAACGTGGATGAGTGCACCGAGAACGCTGGCGTCTGTGGCGCGGGCACCTGCACCGACACCGATGGCGCGTACGAGTGCGCCTGTGAAGAGGGCTACGAGTTCGCCAACGGCACCTGCGAGAACGTGGATGAGTGCGCGCAGAGCACCGACACCTGCTCGGAGAACGCCACCTGCACCGACACCGACGGCGCGTACGAGTGCGGCTGCGAGCCCGGGTATGCCGGCAATGGTGAGGTCTGCACCGTGGTCGTGACCATTATCAGCCCCGACACCAGCCTCCCGGTGGGCACCCCCACGCCGACCTTCGAAGGGACCGGCGAGCCGGGTGCAGTTGTGGAGCTGAGCGTGGACGGCGAAGTCGTGGGTACCGCGACCGTGGACCCCGATGGTGAGTGGACGATCGTTCTGGACGAGCCGCTGGAAGACGGTGAGTACAGCGTTGTGGTTGGCGATGGCAGCAGCACCGACGAGGTGACGCTGGTGATCGACACCCTGGCGCCGGAACTCGAAGTCACGCTGCCCGAGCAGGACGTGCGCTACTCCAACTCGCCGGACGCGATCGAAGGCCAGGCCGAGCCGGGCAACCAGATCGATATTGTCATCAACGGTGAGCACGTGGGTACGACCACCGCCGACGAAAATGGCGAGTTTGAGTTTGAACTCGACGAAGCGCTGGAAGATGGCGTGTACGAAGTGATCGTCAGCGCCACCGACGACGCCGGTAACACCACCGACGAAATCGTGGACTTCTCGGTCGACGGCAGCGCGGAGCTGCAGATCGAGACCCCCGAAGACGAAAGCACCGTGCGCACCTCCACGCCTACCATCAGCGGTACGGCGGAGCCGGGCACCATCGTTGTGGTGCTGATCGACGGTGAAGAAGTCGCCCAGGTTGAAGCCGACGAAGAGGGTGAGTGGACCTACACCCTGGAAGAGGCGCTGGAAGACGGTGAGTACGACGTGGTCGTCCAGGCCGATTCGCCCTCGGGCACCCGTCAGGATCAGGTGGAGATCACGGTCGACACCACCACCACCGACGTCACGATCGTGAAGCCCGGCACCGATGTCCCCACCTCGGAGGCGACTCCGGAGTTCAGCGGTAACGCGGCCCCCGGCGCCACCGTCACCATCATCATCGACGGTGAAGAGGTTGCCGAGGTCGAAGCCGATTCCAACGGTCAGTGGAGCTACGTGCCCGAAGACGACCTGAGCGAAGGCGAGCACACCGTGACGGTGATTTCCGAGGACGAGGGCGTGGAGACTGAGGCGACGGTGGACTTTGAAGTCGACCTGACCCCGCCCACCCTGGAGGTGACTTCTCCCAAGGGCGACAGCGACTGGTTCGGTGAGCCGGTGGTCGTTGAAGGTGAGGCTGAGCCCGGCAGTGTGGTCGTGATCGAGGTCGACGGCGAAGTCGTCGAGACGATCGAGGTGGGCGAAGACGGCCAGTGGTCGACGACGCTGCCCGGCGATCTGGGCGAAGGTGAGCACGTGGTCACCGTCCGCGCCGAAGATCCGGCCGGCAACACCACCGAAGAGCAGCGCACGTTCAGCGTGACCTATGGCGAACTCGCCGGCGGTAGCGTGTTCGCGGGCTGCGCCTCGGCGCCGGGCTCCGGTGGCAACGGCCTGTGGCTGGTGCTGGCCGCGCTGGGTATGGTGATTAGCCGGCGTCGCCGCCGCTAATCCCCGCTAAGCGTTAGGCTCACAACGGTCCCCTTCATATTGGAGGGGACCGTTGTGCTCTGGCCTTGGTGGGCAGCGCCCCCCGAACCCGCCAAGGGAGGCGGTCCCGTTAGAATTGACAGCCCGAAGTTTAGGGGCATAGTATGCGCCGCAATGGCCGCGTATTGACTTTTCCTGCGGTGAGCTGGTTTACACGAGTTCGCGCGGCGCGACCAAAGTTGCGGCAAGCTCGGTTCCGGAGCAGACCCCGATGTTGAAGGGGGCGCCGGGTTTCCTGATGTAAATTCGATTGAAGGAGAGATTCATGAAGCGTGGAATTCAACTGTTGATTGTCGCCCTGGCAAGTGCTGGTCTGATCTTCTCGGGTTGCGACAAGCCCGCCGAAGAGACCGCCCCGACCGAAGAAGCCGCTCCCGAGGCCCCGGCCGAAGAGGAAGCCGCCGAAGAAGCGGAAGAGGAAGCGCCTGCTGAAGAAGAGGCCGCCGAAGTCAACGAAGACATGTACATCAACGCTGCCTTCGAAGTGACCTGCGTGAACGCGCAGATCGAAGACCCGGCGCGCGCCACCGAGATCAAGAACGAGATCTACCCGCGCTACGGCTTCACCGAAGAGAGCTTCAACGCTGCTCAGGAGCAGCTGGCGGAGCGTGAGAGCGTGAAGACCGCCCTCGAAACCCGCATGGAAAAGTGCACCGCCGAGCTGGCCGAGTCGCTGGCTGAGGCCGGTGCTGCCGAAGCCGGTGAAGAGGCTGCGGGCGAAGAAGCCGGTGGCGAAGAGACCGCCAAGAAGGCTCCGGCCAAGGCCATGCCCGCCAAGACCGGCGCGATGACCGGTAACTTCGGTGGCGGCGGCTTCGACGGTGCGTCGATTCGTATGTCGGTGCGCCCGGACTTCAAAGTCACCGGGACCGTGCGCGGCAACCGCGAAGGCGCGGCGTTCGCCATTCCCTTCAGCGGTGAAGTCTCCCGCGGCGGCGACATCAACGCCACCGGTGAGCGCAACGGCAACACCGTCAAAGTCAGCGGCAAGCTGACCGCGGCCGGTGCCGCCGGCGAGCTGCAGGGCTCGGTGCACCAGCGTGACTACAAAGTGAACTACAACGCCAACTAAGTTCGCTTCGGCCCCTTTGGGGCCAGCGAAGGGCGATAGCGCACTTTTAAGGGCCGAGGGGCAACCCTCGGCCCTTGTTGTCTCTGGTGAATTCCGGGGTGCACCGCTAAGTTGTCGCCACCTGGACAATGGGTTATGGTGGCGGGGCCTTGCGAAGGAAAAGGACGACCACACTCCGCGGTAGAGCGCGCGAAAAGGGTCACGACGAGGAGGCCAGAGGGTATGCGCTTTTGCACCACTTGCGGGCGAAATTTCGAAGAAGCCATCGACGTGTGTCCCCACGATGGGACGCCGCTCTTTGGCATGGCGGGGGACGAGGCTGAGGCCCAGGTTGAGATTGGCGATGGGGTGCCTCTGGGCGGCTCGGAGCCGGCGGAGGCCACGCTGACCTCGATGGAGGATTCTGCGGATCTCTTTGGTGAGGTTCAGAGCGGGGAGGATGAGGAGGCGGCCGTGGAGCTAACGCCGGCGCCGGCACCCTTGCCCGAGGTTGAGCCTGCACCTGAGGTCGACTTCGCGTCGCCGGATGAGGCGTTCGAGGCTCCGGAGGCCGAAGCGCCGGCGGAGGACGTGGAGCCCGAAGCGCCGCTGGAAGCTGTGTCGGCGGAAGAGGACGAGGAAGGCGCAGAGAGCGCGTTGTCCGAGGAGGAAGAGGACGACGCCGCGGCGGAATCGTTTGAGGAAGAGGCGGCCGTGGCGGCAGCCCCGAGCCTTGATGAGGCTTCGCTCTTTGGCGATGAGCCCGCGGTGCAGGAGTCGCCGCAGGAAGCCACGCCGGTGGCAGCCATTCCGCCCGGGGTCAATGAGCCCGAGGTGGAGGAGCGCGCCGCAGCCGCCGTGGCGCTGGAGCCCACGCCGGAGAAAGAGGGCGGCAAGGTGGGGCTCCTGCTGGCGGTGATCATTCTGCTCGGCGGTATCGCCGGCGCCGGGTGGTATTTTGTGGCTGGTCCCGGGGCCGGAAGCACGACGTCATCGACGGCACAGAGTGCCCCGGTGGAGGCGCCGGCTGTCGAAGCCGAGGAGCCGCCGGCAGCGCCTGCGGAGCCGGCCGTCGACGAATCTCCGGCACCTGTGGAGGGAGAGGAGGCCGAGGCCGCTGGCGAGGAGGAAGCCGCGATGGCCGAAGAGGCTTCCGAGGAGCTGGCCGTGGCGGAAGCGCCGGCGGAGCCGGCCGCCGAGCCCGAAGCGGTTGCCGAGAAGGCGCCGGAGCCGGTGGCAAAGCGTCGCGTGCCGGCAAAGCGTGAGAGCGCTCGGCCGGCGCCGGCGCCGGCGCCGGAGCCCGAAGTGGCGCCGGAGCCGGAGCCCGAAGCGGAATCGGGACGCACGATCGAGATCGCGAAGCCCGTCAAGCAGGTCAGACCTGCTCCCAGCCCCGAGCCGGCCGAGGAAGTTTCGGAGGACGGGGAGGAGGAGCTTTCCGCAGAAGAGCAGCTTAAACTGGAGCTGGAGCGGATGCGCCAGTAAGCGGTCGGAAAGTCCCCGGGTCGAAAGACCGGCAGGTTAAGAGCCACAAAAAAACGCCCCCGAAGTTCGGGGGCGTTTTTTGTGGGCTCAGCGTTCGTCTTCCGGCTCGCCCGCGGGCAGCGCGGGGGGCCGCGCTTCCCAGTCCGGACGCGCGGCC
This region of Lujinxingia litoralis genomic DNA includes:
- a CDS encoding OmpA family protein, which translates into the protein MNGSKKSVVTMAAALGATALLAPLNASAQGFELQQFNPMPNPSGNLFSTSSADVGAHLDWSATLLFNYSNDPLVLRNSDGDRIDSVVADHATTHLLLSLALLDRFELGVDVPVVVWQRGSGVPGGEQAPGEGGFGVGDIRLVPKVQVFSTRESAQDNGVALAVLADVFVPTGNEESLQGGDFRVGPRVAFDAIVGGPRIAANLGYLYRPGVSYENLTVDDTLGWNLGVEVPVTPELRATAEVFGKLTPLADSLESYNSPTELVAGAKYQWGNLLVMGGGGLGLVSGYGTPDWRAFAGVGWAPALLEPAPEPEPTPEPQPEPEPEPEPECRAASVELDCPDVPAASCEEGQLTSYVAACEEGACAYREATTTCGEGTVCGTDEEGQAACVAKAECEVDGDCTNAPSPTCEDNTLTTYAGMCAEGSCEYAPSTTTCEEGFECGLTRGVPACVQKTELVKIDEETKRIEISEIVYFATGSDEIEERSFELLNQVAQVLENNPQVEAVRIEGHTDNVGRRASNVDLSQRRAESVRTYLINRGIVAERLSAQGFGPDRPVADNGTATGRGKNRRVEFHIADDE
- a CDS encoding Ig-like domain-containing protein — protein: MKVQSRVAALGAALATTTLFAAPALASAPLLECPGGGYGDSLISLVQGGLDDGSASVSIAGVFPNGMDVLGVRFTDAWVNINGTITFEDPLAAYTPDAIPGLSQPTIAPYFADVDFRVPIISIPPRERQGDMTFCEDPANNRVLITWKDVGYYNKKIDKLNSFQVVLKNTEGECADAETFDVEFRYNRLEWTTGDANDSGGSGGLGGHPAVAGIDAGDELSAQALPGSGTAAVLDLVNQTNTGTPGVFEFRVAGWTMPSCGDGVIDTCEECDGGAGCTPICTVSMCGDGFVEPGVEQCDGEAFAGGAASCPAGYTGTPLCNNDPNNALADGTCTVDAVPAGCVDVDECAETTGICGDASCVNTDGGYSCVCPAGYEFNGTTCVDVDECTETPGVCGAGTCSNTGGDYSCACDAGYEFDGTTCVDVDECADTTTCGAGTCTNTDGGYSCGCPEGYVSNNGTCENVDECTENAGVCGAGTCTDTDGAYECACEEGYEFANGTCENVDECAQSTDTCSENATCTDTDGAYECGCEPGYAGNGEVCTVVVTIISPDTSLPVGTPTPTFEGTGEPGAVVELSVDGEVVGTATVDPDGEWTIVLDEPLEDGEYSVVVGDGSSTDEVTLVIDTLAPELEVTLPEQDVRYSNSPDAIEGQAEPGNQIDIVINGEHVGTTTADENGEFEFELDEALEDGVYEVIVSATDDAGNTTDEIVDFSVDGSAELQIETPEDESTVRTSTPTISGTAEPGTIVVVLIDGEEVAQVEADEEGEWTYTLEEALEDGEYDVVVQADSPSGTRQDQVEITVDTTTTDVTIVKPGTDVPTSEATPEFSGNAAPGATVTIIIDGEEVAEVEADSNGQWSYVPEDDLSEGEHTVTVISEDEGVETEATVDFEVDLTPPTLEVTSPKGDSDWFGEPVVVEGEAEPGSVVVIEVDGEVVETIEVGEDGQWSTTLPGDLGEGEHVVTVRAEDPAGNTTEEQRTFSVTYGELAGGSVFAGCASAPGSGGNGLWLVLAALGMVISRRRRR